The proteins below come from a single Microtus ochrogaster isolate Prairie Vole_2 chromosome 8, MicOch1.0, whole genome shotgun sequence genomic window:
- the LOC106143880 gene encoding olfactory receptor 5B2-like, with amino-acid sequence MALMKNGTEVTLFLLLGLTDDPGLQLPLFITFLLIYIITLVGNLGMILLILLDSRLHTPMYIFLGNLSLVDFCYSSAVTPRVMTELLVGDKVISYNDCAAQMFFFAGFATAENYLLASMAYDRYVAVCKPLHYASTMTKSVYTWLIIGSYVISFMNASIHIADIFTLSFCKSNVIHHFFCDVPAIMALTCFDNQFRELVLLYTESLNIFFALIVIWTSYMLIFVTILKMHSAAGHHKAVSTCASHFTAVSIFYGTVIFMYLQPRSNHTMDTDKVTSVFYTMVIPMLNPLVYSLRNKEVKNAFLKSILHS; translated from the coding sequence ATGGCACTAATGAAGAATGGAACAGAAGTGACACTGTTCCTTCTGTTGGGACTCACTGATGACCCAGGCTTACAGCTTCCACTCTTCATCACCTTCTTGCTCATCTATATCATCACCCTGGTGGGGAACCTGGGGATGATCCTGCTGATTCTCTTGGACTCTCGCCTTCATACCCCCATGTATATTTTCCTTGGTAACCTTTCTCTGGTGGATTTTTGTTACTCCTCAGCTGTCACGCCCAGAGTCATGACTGAGCTTCTTGTGGGTGACAAGGTCATTTCCTACAATGATTGTGCTGCTCAGATGTTCTTCTTTGCAGGTTTTGCTACTGCGGAGAATTACCTGTTGGCCtcaatggcctatgatcgctatgtAGCAGTATGTAAGCCCCTACACTATGCCAGCACCATGACTAAAAGTGTATATACATGGCTGATTATTGGCTCTTATGTCATCAGTTTCATGAATGCCTCTATCCATATTGCAGACATATTCACTCTCTCCTTCTGTAAGTCCAATGTGATCCATcattttttctgtgatgttccaGCAATCATGGCTCTCACTTGCTTTGATAATCAATTTAGGGAACTGGTTCTTCTTTATACTgagagtttaaatattttttttgctcTCATAGTCATCTGGACGTCATACATGTTAATTTTTGTCACTATCTTAAAGATGCACTCAGCTGCAGGACATCATAAGGCTGTATCCACCTGTGCCTCCCACTTCACCGCAGTGTCTATTTTCTATGGTACTGTCATCTTTATGTATTTACAGCCCAGATCCAATCATACCATGGACACAGACAAAGTTACTTCTGTGTTCTACACCATGGTCATTCCTATGCTTAACCCACTGGTCTACAGTCTGAGGAACAAGGAAGTCAAGAATGCATTCTTAAAGTCAATACTACATTCTTAA